The proteins below are encoded in one region of Micromonospora pisi:
- a CDS encoding bifunctional [glutamine synthetase] adenylyltransferase/[glutamine synthetase]-adenylyl-L-tyrosine phosphorylase has protein sequence MTRPTSAHARLARYGFGAADGDHGSRAADLLGPTGLGLWDGTAQEPTDAPAADLINALSRAADADLALRQLHRLVEAERRVAAPDTGAGSVLLSALHTDPGLRRRLVAVLGASSALGDHLVANPDQWRVLVTGADGLPPRADGTLHDGLAGDANRADGRNGDRPAPARGAGDRAAPARPAGNRNVPALDPPVLPPLPVVAALRRAYRLALLRIAAADLTGGQGLEQTMAALSGLADATLSAAYDIAVAELPAGTPAPRLAVVAMGKCGGEELNYVSDVDVIFVAATDDDLAPATTIATRLIHICGLVAWPVDAALRPEGSRGPLVRTLASHLAYYRRWARTWEFQALLKARPAAGDLELAQEWIDQLAPLVWTAAERPEAVEDVRAMRRRIIDHIPARELDREIKRGPGGLRDIEFAIQLLQLVHGRGDESLRSSGTIPALRALVAGGYVGRADGESLLRGYRFLRAVEHRLQLQGLRRTHTVPSEPQGLRWLAHALGYTATAQRDAVEAFRADWVTHANEVRRLHIKIFYRPLLEAVARVSADGLRLTPEAARHRLEILGFRDPARALQHLQALTGGVSRTAAIQRTLLPVLLQEFADAPEPDRGLLNYRQVSDKLGSTPWYLRLLRDEGPVARRLARTLALSRYVADLLARDPESLRLLADDTELVPRDPAVLREGFLAAASRHLPGRGPNPADPDAAISAVRALRRRELIRLGCADVLLRAGALAPPQSDSIEQLEPAQLAESDITVTGAALSAVTDATLAAALQVARAAVPELPGLRFAIVGMGRLGGYEQNYFSDADVLFVYDPPPGVPESTASAAAHAIAEELRRLLGRPTADPPLGVDADLRPEGRQGPLVRSLAAYAQYYARWSKVWEAQALLRARYVCGDADLGREFELMIDPVRYPEQGLDRAQVTEIRRIKARVETERLPRGADPATHTKLGRGGLADVEWAVQLVQLRHAGELPALRGTRTLDALAAARDADLIDSADAAVMAAGWTLAARVRNALMLVRGRAGDQLPRHGVELAGVVRLLGAGDPGEFLDEYLRTARRSRAAVERVLDA, from the coding sequence GTGACCAGACCGACCAGCGCGCACGCCCGGCTCGCCCGGTACGGCTTCGGCGCCGCCGACGGCGACCACGGCTCCCGCGCGGCGGACCTGCTCGGGCCGACCGGGCTCGGGCTCTGGGACGGCACCGCCCAGGAGCCGACCGACGCCCCGGCGGCCGATCTGATCAACGCCCTCTCCCGGGCCGCCGACGCCGACCTCGCGTTGCGTCAGCTGCACCGCCTGGTCGAGGCGGAGCGGCGGGTCGCCGCCCCGGACACCGGTGCCGGATCGGTGCTGCTGAGCGCGTTGCACACCGACCCGGGGCTGCGCCGCCGGCTGGTGGCCGTACTCGGGGCGTCGTCGGCGCTCGGCGATCACCTGGTGGCGAACCCGGACCAGTGGCGGGTGCTGGTCACCGGCGCCGACGGGCTCCCCCCGCGCGCCGACGGCACCCTGCACGACGGCCTGGCCGGCGACGCCAACCGGGCGGACGGCCGTAACGGCGACCGGCCCGCCCCGGCCCGGGGAGCCGGGGACCGTGCCGCCCCGGCCCGCCCGGCGGGCAACCGGAACGTTCCGGCGCTGGACCCGCCGGTGCTGCCGCCGCTGCCGGTGGTGGCCGCGCTGCGTCGGGCGTACCGGCTGGCGCTGCTGCGGATCGCGGCGGCCGACCTGACCGGAGGGCAGGGCCTGGAGCAGACCATGGCCGCGCTCTCCGGACTCGCCGACGCCACCCTGAGCGCCGCGTACGACATCGCCGTCGCCGAACTGCCCGCCGGTACGCCAGCGCCGAGGCTGGCCGTGGTGGCGATGGGCAAGTGCGGGGGCGAGGAGTTGAACTACGTCTCGGACGTCGACGTCATCTTCGTCGCCGCCACCGACGACGACCTCGCTCCGGCGACCACGATCGCCACCCGGCTGATCCACATCTGCGGCCTGGTCGCCTGGCCGGTCGACGCCGCGCTGCGCCCCGAGGGCAGCCGGGGACCGCTGGTCCGGACCCTCGCCAGCCACCTCGCCTACTACCGGCGCTGGGCCCGGACCTGGGAGTTCCAGGCGCTGCTGAAGGCCCGGCCGGCCGCCGGTGACCTGGAGCTGGCTCAGGAGTGGATCGACCAGCTCGCACCGCTGGTCTGGACCGCGGCCGAGCGGCCGGAGGCGGTCGAGGACGTACGGGCGATGCGCCGCCGGATCATCGACCACATCCCGGCCCGGGAACTGGACCGCGAGATCAAGCGCGGGCCGGGTGGCCTGCGTGACATCGAGTTCGCCATCCAGTTGCTGCAACTGGTGCACGGGCGCGGCGACGAGTCGCTCCGCTCCAGCGGCACCATTCCGGCGCTGCGGGCGCTGGTCGCCGGCGGGTACGTCGGGCGGGCCGACGGCGAGTCGCTGCTGCGTGGCTACCGGTTCCTCCGCGCGGTCGAGCACCGACTGCAACTACAGGGGCTGCGGCGTACGCACACCGTGCCGAGCGAACCGCAGGGGCTGCGTTGGCTCGCGCACGCCCTCGGTTACACCGCCACCGCGCAGCGGGACGCGGTCGAGGCGTTCCGCGCCGACTGGGTGACGCACGCCAACGAGGTACGTCGGCTGCACATCAAGATCTTCTATCGGCCGCTGTTGGAGGCGGTCGCCCGCGTCTCCGCCGACGGGCTGCGGCTGACCCCGGAGGCGGCCCGGCACCGGCTGGAGATCCTCGGCTTCCGTGACCCCGCCCGCGCGCTACAGCACCTTCAGGCGCTCACCGGCGGGGTGAGTCGCACCGCCGCGATCCAGCGCACCCTGCTGCCGGTGCTGCTCCAGGAGTTCGCCGACGCACCCGAGCCGGACCGTGGGCTGCTCAACTACCGCCAGGTCTCCGACAAGCTCGGCAGCACCCCCTGGTACCTGCGGCTGCTCCGCGACGAGGGACCGGTCGCCCGCCGGCTCGCCCGTACCCTCGCCCTGTCCCGGTACGTCGCCGACCTGCTCGCCCGGGATCCGGAGTCGCTGCGGCTGCTCGCCGACGACACCGAGCTGGTGCCGCGCGACCCGGCCGTGCTGCGCGAGGGGTTCCTCGCCGCCGCCAGCCGGCACCTGCCCGGACGGGGGCCGAACCCGGCCGACCCGGACGCCGCGATCAGCGCCGTCCGCGCACTGCGCCGCCGCGAGCTGATCCGGCTCGGCTGCGCCGACGTGCTGCTCCGGGCCGGCGCGCTGGCCCCACCCCAGTCGGACTCGATCGAACAGCTCGAACCGGCCCAGCTCGCCGAGTCCGACATCACCGTCACCGGGGCGGCGCTGAGCGCGGTCACCGACGCGACGCTCGCCGCCGCGCTCCAGGTCGCCCGCGCCGCCGTGCCGGAGCTGCCCGGTCTGCGCTTCGCCATCGTCGGCATGGGCCGGCTCGGCGGCTACGAGCAGAACTACTTCTCCGACGCCGACGTGCTCTTTGTCTACGACCCGCCCCCCGGGGTCCCGGAGAGCACCGCCAGCGCCGCCGCGCACGCCATCGCCGAGGAGCTGCGCCGGCTGCTCGGCCGGCCCACGGCTGATCCGCCGCTCGGCGTCGACGCGGACCTGCGTCCGGAGGGCCGACAGGGTCCACTGGTACGCAGCCTCGCCGCCTACGCCCAGTACTACGCCCGCTGGTCGAAGGTCTGGGAGGCGCAGGCGCTGCTGCGCGCCCGGTACGTCTGCGGCGACGCCGACCTGGGCCGGGAATTCGAGCTCATGATCGACCCGGTGCGTTACCCGGAACAGGGACTGGACCGGGCACAGGTGACCGAGATCCGGCGGATCAAGGCCCGGGTGGAGACCGAGCGACTGCCCCGGGGTGCCGACCCGGCCACCCACACCAAGCTCGGCCGGGGCGGGCTGGCCGACGTCGAGTGGGCGGTGCAGCTGGTCCAGCTCCGGCACGCCGGTGAGCTGCCCGCGCTACGCGGCACCCGTACCCTCGACGCGCTCGCCGCGGCCCGGGACGCCGACCTGATCGACTCGGCCGACGCCGCCGTCATGGCCGCGGGCTGGACCCTCGCCGCCCGGGTACGCAACGCGCTGATGCTGGTCCGGGGCCGGGCCGGCGACCAGCTACCCCGGCACGGGGTGGAGTTGGCGGGTGTGGTGCGGCTGCTCGGTGCCGGTGATCCGGGAGAGTTCCTCGACGAGTACCTGCGTACCGCGCGACGCTCCCGGGCGGCCGTGGAGCGCGTCCTCGATGCCTGA
- a CDS encoding type 1 glutamine amidotransferase, whose product MATALVIENDPTDDLRRLGEWLTEAGLDLHVLRPHAGDALPGELTGFEALVVLGGQQQAYPLPDGSPDAAWFPQLEGLLRKAVRHRLPTLAICLGAQLLATAHAGTVALSESGPEVGPGVVGKRDAADGDPLFKWVPLIPDVLQWHEDEITELPRGAVLLAASTRYPHQAFRLGDRAWGLQFHIEADTDMIAGWATDSAMLDELGYDPDAVVAAADAVMADVEEVWQPFAIRFAALAQGDLDVPPPRRDLPLLGSQEPR is encoded by the coding sequence GTGGCAACCGCGCTGGTGATCGAGAATGACCCGACGGACGATCTCCGTCGGCTGGGGGAGTGGCTCACCGAGGCCGGTCTCGACCTGCACGTACTCCGGCCGCACGCCGGTGACGCCCTGCCCGGGGAGCTGACCGGGTTCGAGGCGCTGGTGGTGCTCGGCGGGCAGCAGCAGGCGTACCCGCTGCCCGACGGCAGCCCGGACGCGGCCTGGTTCCCGCAGCTCGAAGGGCTGCTCCGCAAGGCGGTACGGCACCGGCTGCCGACCCTGGCGATCTGCCTGGGCGCGCAACTGCTCGCCACCGCCCACGCCGGCACGGTGGCGCTCAGCGAGTCCGGGCCGGAGGTGGGGCCGGGTGTGGTAGGCAAGCGTGACGCCGCCGACGGCGACCCGCTGTTCAAGTGGGTCCCGCTCATCCCCGACGTGTTGCAGTGGCACGAGGACGAGATCACCGAGCTGCCCCGGGGTGCGGTGCTGCTCGCCGCCTCGACCCGCTACCCGCACCAGGCGTTCCGGCTCGGCGACCGGGCCTGGGGACTCCAGTTCCACATCGAGGCCGACACCGACATGATCGCGGGCTGGGCGACCGACTCGGCGATGCTCGACGAACTGGGCTACGACCCGGACGCGGTCGTCGCCGCCGCCGACGCGGTGATGGCCGACGTCGAGGAGGTCTGGCAGCCGTTCGCGATCCGTTTCGCCGCCCTGGCCCAGGGCGACCTGGACGTACCGCCGCCCCGCCGTGACCTGCCGTTGCTCGGGTCGCAGGAGCCGCGGTGA
- a CDS encoding S66 peptidase family protein has product MLVSPSGPTRPERLARGLELLAGWGLRPVLAPNAYARHGYLAGSDELRAADVNAAFADPEVRGIVCTRGGYGAQRMVDSIEMAAVRADPKVVVGFSDITALQFALWRGARLATVHGPGAAWLDQRLPEHSAESLRRALMTTEAVTVSRLATEETAPVVVAGVATGPLIGGNLCLIVSSLGTHDMPDLTGSILLIEDVGEPPYKVDRMLTQLRRTGVLAGVAGVAVGQFTNCADNWAVSVADVLADRLGDLGVPVLGGLPIGHGDGQLTVGVGTSATLDATAGTLTVSPAVA; this is encoded by the coding sequence ATGCTGGTCTCGCCCTCCGGTCCGACCAGGCCGGAGCGGTTGGCCCGGGGCCTCGAACTGCTCGCCGGATGGGGATTGCGGCCGGTGCTGGCCCCGAACGCGTACGCCCGCCACGGTTACCTGGCCGGCTCGGACGAGCTGCGAGCCGCCGACGTGAACGCCGCCTTCGCCGACCCGGAGGTACGCGGGATCGTCTGCACCCGGGGCGGCTACGGCGCGCAGCGGATGGTCGACTCGATCGAGATGGCGGCGGTCCGGGCGGATCCGAAGGTGGTGGTCGGCTTCTCCGACATCACCGCGTTGCAGTTCGCGCTCTGGCGCGGTGCCCGTCTCGCCACCGTGCACGGCCCGGGAGCCGCCTGGCTGGACCAGCGCCTCCCGGAGCACTCGGCCGAGTCGCTGCGCCGGGCGCTGATGACCACGGAGGCGGTGACCGTCAGCCGGCTTGCCACCGAGGAGACCGCCCCGGTGGTGGTTGCCGGGGTGGCGACCGGACCGCTGATCGGCGGCAACCTCTGCCTGATCGTGTCCTCGCTCGGCACCCACGACATGCCCGACCTGACCGGGTCGATCCTGCTGATCGAGGATGTCGGGGAGCCGCCGTACAAGGTGGACCGGATGCTCACCCAGCTGCGACGGACCGGGGTGCTCGCCGGGGTGGCCGGGGTGGCGGTGGGCCAGTTCACGAACTGTGCGGACAACTGGGCGGTGAGCGTCGCCGACGTGCTCGCCGACCGCCTCGGCGACCTGGGGGTACCGGTCCTCGGCGGGCTGCCGATCGGTCACGGCGACGGCCAGCTCACCGTCGGCGTGGGTACGTCGGCCACCCTCGACGCCACCGCCGGCACCCTGACCGTCTCCCCGGCCGTCGCCTGA
- a CDS encoding TMEM175 family protein has protein sequence MGAVDKSPAPGTPAATTETDRVKAFSDGVLAIVITLLVLELRLPEHAPGQLFHSLLHEWPSYLAFVVSFVYVGVIWLSHHALLRLVRAMTLGLVWINLGILFGAVIIPFPTAVLASALAKGGDDDLRVAVVFYALSAALMSAPWLFFFRYLRRHPALLEHDITETYVRTQFQRPVTGLVLYGLSGLLGWFVHPLVGLGGIIVMIIYHAVTSGGLRKAPLARHSS, from the coding sequence GTGGGGGCAGTCGACAAATCGCCGGCACCCGGCACACCGGCCGCGACCACCGAGACCGACCGCGTGAAGGCCTTCAGCGACGGCGTCCTCGCGATCGTCATCACCCTGCTGGTCCTGGAGCTGCGGTTACCGGAACACGCGCCGGGCCAACTCTTCCACTCACTGCTGCACGAGTGGCCGTCCTACCTGGCATTCGTGGTCTCGTTCGTCTATGTCGGCGTGATCTGGCTCAGCCACCACGCGTTGCTGCGCCTGGTCCGGGCCATGACCCTCGGGCTCGTCTGGATCAACCTGGGCATCCTGTTCGGCGCGGTGATCATTCCGTTCCCCACCGCGGTGCTCGCCTCGGCCCTCGCCAAGGGAGGCGACGACGACCTCCGGGTGGCGGTCGTCTTCTACGCCCTCTCCGCCGCCCTGATGTCGGCCCCGTGGCTCTTCTTCTTCCGCTACCTGCGCCGACACCCGGCCCTGCTGGAGCACGACATCACCGAGACGTACGTCCGCACCCAGTTCCAGCGGCCGGTGACCGGCCTGGTCCTGTACGGCCTCAGCGGGCTGCTCGGCTGGTTCGTCCACCCACTGGTGGGACTCGGCGGCATCATCGTCATGATCATTTATCACGCCGTCACCAGCGGGGGACTCCGCAAAGCCCCTCTCGCCCGCCACTCCTCCTGA
- the glnA gene encoding type I glutamate--ammonia ligase, with amino-acid sequence MDRQQEFVLRTLEERDIRFVRLWFTDVLGTLKSVSVAPAELEAAFEEGIGFDGSAIEGFARVFESDMVAMPDPTTFQVFPFEGGVSGESARMFCDILLPDGTPSWADPRHVLRRALSRAAEKGFTFYTHPEIEFFLLENGPNDGSVPVPVDAGGYFEHTTHAVARDFRRQAVLSLERIGISVEFSHHEVAPGQQEIDLRYADALTTADNIMTFRHVIKEVALSTGVQASFMPKPFTDQPGSGMHTHLSLFEGERNAFHDGSDPSKLSKVARAFIAGLLVHAREYTAVTNQWVNSYKRLFPQALPDRITESPAYVCWGHLNRSALVRVPAYGKPNSARVEVRSLDSAANPYLAFAVLLGAGLKGIEEGYELPPGAEDDVWSLSNAERKAMGYEALPENLAEAIDVMAGSELVAEVLGEHVFDFFLRNKRAEWEQYRREVTPYERKRYLGAL; translated from the coding sequence GTGGACCGTCAGCAGGAGTTTGTGCTCCGCACCCTAGAAGAGCGCGACATCCGTTTCGTCCGGTTGTGGTTCACCGACGTGCTCGGCACGCTGAAGAGCGTCTCGGTCGCGCCGGCCGAACTGGAGGCCGCGTTCGAGGAGGGCATCGGCTTCGACGGCTCCGCGATCGAGGGCTTCGCCCGGGTCTTCGAGTCCGACATGGTCGCCATGCCCGACCCGACCACGTTCCAGGTCTTCCCGTTCGAGGGTGGGGTCAGCGGCGAGAGCGCCCGGATGTTCTGCGACATCCTGCTCCCCGACGGCACCCCGTCCTGGGCCGACCCGCGACACGTGCTGCGGCGCGCGCTCTCCCGGGCCGCCGAGAAGGGCTTCACCTTCTACACCCACCCCGAAATCGAGTTCTTCCTGCTGGAGAACGGCCCGAACGACGGGTCGGTGCCGGTCCCGGTCGACGCCGGTGGTTACTTCGAGCACACCACCCACGCCGTCGCCCGCGACTTCCGCCGCCAGGCGGTGCTCTCGCTGGAGCGGATCGGCATCTCGGTCGAGTTCAGCCACCACGAGGTCGCCCCCGGCCAGCAGGAGATCGACCTGCGCTACGCGGACGCGCTCACCACGGCCGACAACATCATGACGTTCCGGCACGTCATCAAGGAGGTGGCGCTCTCCACCGGGGTGCAGGCCAGCTTCATGCCGAAGCCCTTCACCGACCAGCCGGGCAGCGGGATGCACACCCACCTGTCCCTGTTCGAGGGGGAGCGCAACGCGTTCCACGACGGCAGTGACCCGTCGAAGCTCTCCAAGGTGGCCCGCGCCTTCATCGCCGGCCTGCTCGTGCACGCCCGTGAGTACACCGCGGTCACCAACCAGTGGGTCAACTCGTACAAGCGGCTCTTCCCGCAGGCCCTGCCGGACCGGATCACCGAGTCCCCGGCGTACGTCTGCTGGGGGCACCTGAACCGCTCCGCGCTGGTCCGGGTGCCGGCGTACGGCAAGCCGAACTCGGCCCGGGTGGAGGTGCGCTCGCTCGACTCGGCGGCCAACCCGTACCTGGCCTTCGCGGTGCTGCTCGGTGCCGGGCTCAAGGGCATCGAGGAGGGCTACGAGCTGCCGCCGGGGGCCGAGGACGACGTGTGGTCGCTCTCCAACGCCGAGCGCAAGGCCATGGGGTACGAGGCGTTGCCGGAGAACCTCGCCGAGGCGATCGACGTGATGGCCGGTTCGGAGCTGGTCGCCGAGGTGCTCGGCGAGCACGTCTTCGACTTCTTCCTGCGTAACAAGCGGGCCGAGTGGGAGCAGTACCGCCGCGAGGTCACCCCGTACGAGCGCAAGCGTTACCTCGGCGCGCTCTGA